From a single Vanacampus margaritifer isolate UIUO_Vmar chromosome 15, RoL_Vmar_1.0, whole genome shotgun sequence genomic region:
- the usp15 gene encoding ubiquitin carboxyl-terminal hydrolase 15 isoform X3 has translation MLLCCWWCLRSEAGELDSRRVDHRVLNCEAGASAAVITAVSLDQWEPQTSNAVSQPSQSVKNSSFSLPSYHTYSNSYDYSEQSRQSEHAGLCGLSNLGNTCFMNSAVQCLSNIPPLTDYFLKDKYTSELNEDNPLGMKGEIARAYAELIKQLWSCKYSYVTPRPFKTQVGRFAPQFSGYQQQDSHELLAFLLDGLHEDLNRIRKKPYIQLKDANGRPDKVLAEEAWENHIKRNDSIIVDIFHGLFKSTLVCPVCSKVSVTFDPFCYLTLPLPMKKERTLEVYLVRLDPLAKPTQYKLTVPKVGYISDLCTSLSSLSGVPAEKMIVTDIYSHRFHRIFATNDNLSSIMERDDIYVFEVAVNRVEDTDHVVIPVHLREKYKQSGYNQTSTPLFGQPFLIAVPRTLNEDKLYNMLLLRLCRFVRSTVVEDEDDCEESQSTKQHAVNGNATNGVLEEGSPSEMETDEQDDESSQDQELPSENDNSQSEDSVGGDNELENGMVAPQHSTKCQQTSGHSKKRLFTFQLNNMGKGDFSLIKEDTRQIRFDEGHLRLNDRSYLSLDWEPEMKKKYFDDMVVEDFDKHESMEYKPQKKAYFKLKDCIELFTTKEKLGAEDPWYCPNCKQHQQATKKLDLWSLPPVLVVHLKRFSYSRYMRDKLDSLVDFPLSDLDMSEFLINPNSGPCRYDLIAVSNHYGGMGGGHYTAYAKNTDDGKWYNFDDSSVSPASEDQIVSKAGYVLFYQRQDTVKGTGYFALDREKEEDNDEEEEGEDEEEDDVEDDEESDGRQSASSVRGAASHVAAAAASEDLNENQCGKNDNEEEEEAPSRDVPMSAN, from the exons ATGCTCCTGTGTTGCTGGTGGTGCCTGAGGTCAGAAGCGGGAGAGCTGGACAGCAGGAGGGTGGACCACCGCGTGCTCAACTGTGAGGCCGGTGCCTCCGCCGCCGTCATCACAGCGGTCTCCCTCGACCAGTGGGAGCCCCAAACAAGCAACGCTGTCTCGCAGCCCTCTCAGAG CGTGAAGAATTCAAGCTTCAGCCTACCATCCTACCACACCTACAGTAACAGCTATGACTACTCGGAGCAGAGCCGGCAAAGTGAACATGCGGGCCTTTGTGGCCTGTCGAACCTTGGCAACACTTGCTTCATGAACTCTGCTGTGCAG TGTTTAAGTAATATCCCTCCCCTGACGGACTACTTCCTCAAAGACAAGTACACGAGTGAGCTGAATGAGGACAACCCACTGGGCATGAAGGGAGAGATTGCCAGAGCCTACGCCGAGCTTATAAAGCAACTGTGGTCCTGCAAATACAGCTATGTTACGCCAAGGCCTTTCAAG ACCCAAGTGGGCCGCTTTGCCCCTCAATTCTCAGGCTACCAGCAGCAGGATTCTCATGAGCTACTGGCCTTTCTCCTTGATGGTCTTCACGAGGACTTGAACCGGATCAGGAAGAAGCCGTACATACAGCTAAAGGATGCCAACGGCCGGCCCGATAAG GTGCTGGcggaggaggcttgggagaaccATATCAAGAGGAACGACTCCATCATCGTGGACATCTTTCATGGCCTTTTTAAGTCCACCTTGGTGTGTCCTGTGTGCTCTAAGGTCTCTGTGACTTTTGATCCTTTCTGTTACTTGACGCTGCCTCTTCCCATGAAGAAAGAGCGCACACTGGAGGTTTATCTAGTCAGACTGGATCCTCTGGCCAAACCCACACAG tACAAATTAACTGTGCCAAAAGTGGGCTACATCTCTGACCTGTGCACCTCCCTCTCCAGTTTGTCTGGGGTGCCTGCTGAGAAG ATGATCGTAACAGACATCTACAGCCACCGTTTCCACCGGATCTTTGCCACCAACGACAACCTTAGCAGCATCATGGAGAGAGATGATATCTACGT GTTTGAGGTTGCAGTAAACAGAGTGGAAGACACAGACCACGTTGTGATTCCTGTGCACTTAAGGGAGAAGTACAAACAGTCGGGATACAATCAGACCAGCACGCCGCTTTTCGGACAGCCTTTCCTCATTGCTGTGCCTCGGACGCTTAATGAGGACAAACTCTACAACATGCTGCTACTGCGCCTTTG CCGGTTTGTGAGATCCACTGTAGTGGAAGATGAGGACGACTGTGAAGAGAGCCAGTCAACCAAACAACACGCTGTCAACGGCAATGCTACCAATGGCGTATTGGAGGAGGGGTCGCCAA GCGAAATGGAGACTGATGAGCAGGACGACGAGTCCAGTCAGGATCAAGAGTTGCCCTCCGAGAACGACAACAGCCAGTCCGAGGACTCGGTGGGTGGCGACAATGAGCTGGAGAACGGCATGGTTGCACCGCAGCACTCCACCAAATGCCAGCAGACCAGCGGGCACAGCAAAAAGAGACTATTCACATTCCAGCTCAATAACATGGGAAAAGGTGACTTCTCGCTCATCAAGGAGGACACGAGGCAGATCCGCTTCGATGAGGGACACTTGCGGCTCAATG ACCGCTCTTATCTATCTTTGGATTGGGAACCCGAAATGAAGAAAAAGTACTTTGACGACATGGTTGTTGAG GACTTTGACAAGCATGAGAGCATGGAGTACAAGCCTCAGAAAAAGGCCTACTTCAAGTTAAAAGATTGCATCGAACTGTTCACCACTAAGGAGAAGCTGGGAGCTGAGGACCCTTG GTACTGTCCAAACTGTAAGCAGCACCAGCAGGCCACGAAGAAGCTGGACCTGTGGTCTCTGCCTCCAGTGCTCGTGGTCCATCTGAAAAGATTCTCCTACAGTCGCTACATGAGGGATAAACTAGACTCCCTTGTGGATTTTCCACTAAG CGATCTGGACATGTCGGAGTTCCTGATTAACCCCAACAGTGGACCGTGTCGTTATGACCTCATTGCTGTGTCCAACCACTATGGCGGCATGGGCGGAGGCCACT ATACTGCTTACGCTAAGAACACAGATGATGGGAAGTGGTACAACTTTGATGACAGCAGCGTGTCGCCTGCCAGCGAGGATCAAATAGTG TCCAAAGCGGGCTACGTGCTCTTCTACCAGCGCCAGGATACAGTCAAAGGCACCGGCTACTTTGCTCTCGACCGTGAGAAAGAGGAGGACAacgacgaagaggaggagggcgaGGATGAGGAAGAAGACGACGTGGAGGACGATGAGGAGAGTGACGGCAGACAAAGTGCCTCCTCGGTTCGGGGCGCAGCCTCTCATGTCGCCGCCGCAGCTGCGAGTGAGGACCTGAACGAGAACCAGTGCGGTAAGAACGAcaatgaggaggaagaggaggcgccCAGTCGAGATGTTCCCATGAGCGCCAACTGA